The Streptomyces sp. NBC_00286 nucleotide sequence GGCCCCGCCGCGGCCGTTGCGAAGAACATGAACGCCTCCCTGGAGCTGCCCACGGCCACGTCGGTGCGCGCGGTCCCGGTGAAGCTGCTCTTCGACAACCGCATCGTCATCAACAACCATCTGAAGCGCGCCCGGGGCGGGAAGATCTCCTTCACCCACCTCATCGGCTACGCGATGGTGCAGGCCCTCAAGGCCATGCCGTCGATGAACTACCACTACGCCGAGAAGGACGGCAAGCCCACCCTGGTCAAGCCGGAGCACGTCAACTTCGGCCTGGCGATCGACCTGGTGAAGCCGAACGGCGACCGTCAGCTCGTCGTCGCCGGCATCAAGAAGGCCGAGACGCTGAACTTCTTCGAGTTCTGGCAGGCCTACGAGGACATCGTCCGCCGCGCCCGCGACGGCAAGCTGACGATGGACGACTTCTCCGGTGTCACGGTCTCCCTGACCAACCCCGGCGGCCTCGGTACCGTCCACTCCGTGCCCCGCCTGATGCCCGGCCAGTCGGTCATCATGGGCGTCGGCTCGATGGACTACCCGGCGGAGTTCCAGGGCACGTCCCAGGACACGCTCAACAAGCTGGGCATCTCCAAGGTCATGACCCTGACGTCGACGTACGACCACCGGGTCATCCAGGGCGCCGCCTCCGGCGAGTTCCTCCGCATCGTCGCGAACCTCCTCCTCGGCGAGAACGGCTTCTACGACGAGATCTTCGAGGCCCTGCGCATCCCGTACGAGCCGGTCCGCTGGCTCAAGGACATCGACGCCTCGCACGACGACGACGTCACGAAGGCCGCCCGCGTCTTCGAGCTGATCCACTCCTACCGGGTCCGCGGCCATGTCATGGCCGACACCGACCCGCTGGAGTACAAGCAGCGCAAGCACCCCGACCTGGACATCACCGAGCACGGGCTCACCCTGTGGGACCTGGAGCGCGAGTTCGCGGTCGGCGGCTTCGCCGGCAAGTCGATGATGAAGCTGCGCGACATCCTCGGCGTCCTGCGCGACTCGTACTGCCGCACCACCGGCGTCGAGTTCATGCACATCCAGGACCCGAAGCAGCGCAAGTGGATCCAGGACCGCGTCGAGCGCGGCCACACCAAGCCGGAGCGCGAGGAGCAGCTGCGCATCCTGCGCCGGCTGAACGCGGCGGAGGCTTTCGAGACCTTCCTGCAGACGAAGTACGTCGGCCAGAAGCGGTTCTCGCTGGAGGGCGGCGAGTCCGTCATCCCGCTCCTCGACGCGGTCATCGACAGCGCCGCCGAGTCCCGCCTGGACGAGGTCGTCATCGGCATGGCCCACCGCGGCCGGCTGAACGTGCTCGCCAACATCGTCGGCAAGTCGTACGCGCAGATCTTCCGCGAGTTCGAGGGCAACCTCGACCCGAAGTCGATGCACGGCTCCGGTGACGTGAAGTACCACCTGGGCGCCGAGGGCACGTTCACGGGCCTGGACGGCGAGCAGATCAAGGTGTCGCTCACCGCGAACCCCTCGCACCTGGAGGCGGTCGACCCGGTCCTGGAGGGCGTCGCCCGCGCCAAGCAGGACATCATCGGCAAGGGCGGCACGGACTTCACGGTCCTGCCGATCGCCCTGCACGGCGACGCGGCCTTCGCGGGCCAGGGCGTCGTGGCCGAGACCCTGAACATGTCGCAGCTGCGCGGCTACCGCACCGGCGGCTCGGTCCACATCATCATCAACAACCAGGTCGGCTTCACGGCCCCACCGGAGTCCGCGCGCTCGTCGATGTACTCCACCGACGTGGCCCGGATGATCGAGGCGCCGATCTTCCACGTGAACGGCGACGACCCCGAGGCCGTCGTCCGCGTCGCACGCCTGGCCTTCGAGTTCCGGCAGGCGTTCAACAAGGACGTCGTCATCGACCTCATCTGCTACCGCCGCCGCGGGCACAACGAGACCGACAACCCGTCGTTCACGAACCCGCAGATGTACAGCCTGATCGACAAGAAGCGCTCGGTGCGCAAGCTCTACACCGAGTCCCTCATCGGTCGCGGCGACATCACGCTGGAAGAGGCGGAGCAGGCGCTGCAGGACTTCCAGGGCCAGCTGGAGAAGGTCTTCACCGAGGTCCGCGAGGCCGCC carries:
- a CDS encoding multifunctional oxoglutarate decarboxylase/oxoglutarate dehydrogenase thiamine pyrophosphate-binding subunit/dihydrolipoyllysine-residue succinyltransferase subunit, whose protein sequence is MSPQSPSNSSISTDDQAGKAGKNPAAAFGPNEWLVDEIYQQYLQDPNSVDRAWWDFFADYKPGGVAASATSRTAAAGAAGTSPTLESTRAGGPPSTAQAAPAAPAPAAPASVDGQAPAAPAPAAPAAPKPAAAAPAQAPAPAAKPAAAAKPAAAKAAPAKAAPATEAQGGPEYVPLRGPAAAVAKNMNASLELPTATSVRAVPVKLLFDNRIVINNHLKRARGGKISFTHLIGYAMVQALKAMPSMNYHYAEKDGKPTLVKPEHVNFGLAIDLVKPNGDRQLVVAGIKKAETLNFFEFWQAYEDIVRRARDGKLTMDDFSGVTVSLTNPGGLGTVHSVPRLMPGQSVIMGVGSMDYPAEFQGTSQDTLNKLGISKVMTLTSTYDHRVIQGAASGEFLRIVANLLLGENGFYDEIFEALRIPYEPVRWLKDIDASHDDDVTKAARVFELIHSYRVRGHVMADTDPLEYKQRKHPDLDITEHGLTLWDLEREFAVGGFAGKSMMKLRDILGVLRDSYCRTTGVEFMHIQDPKQRKWIQDRVERGHTKPEREEQLRILRRLNAAEAFETFLQTKYVGQKRFSLEGGESVIPLLDAVIDSAAESRLDEVVIGMAHRGRLNVLANIVGKSYAQIFREFEGNLDPKSMHGSGDVKYHLGAEGTFTGLDGEQIKVSLTANPSHLEAVDPVLEGVARAKQDIIGKGGTDFTVLPIALHGDAAFAGQGVVAETLNMSQLRGYRTGGSVHIIINNQVGFTAPPESARSSMYSTDVARMIEAPIFHVNGDDPEAVVRVARLAFEFRQAFNKDVVIDLICYRRRGHNETDNPSFTNPQMYSLIDKKRSVRKLYTESLIGRGDITLEEAEQALQDFQGQLEKVFTEVREAAQAPAEVHVPQPEAEFPVHVDTAISQEVVKRIAESQVNIPDHITVHPRLMPQMQRRAAMIEDGTIDWGMGETLAFGSLLMEGTPVRLSGQDSRRGTFGQRHAVLVDQNTGEDYTPLQYLSEDQARYNVYDSLLSEYAVMGFEYGYSLARPEALVLWEAQFGDFVNGAQTVVDEFISSAEQKWAQTSGVTLLLPHGYEGQGPDHSSARPERFLQLCAQNNMTVAMPTLPSNYFHLLRWQVHNPHHKPLVVFTPKSMLRLKAAASKAEEFTTGGFRPVIGDASVDPAAVRKVVFCSGKVYYDLDAERQKRGAKDTAIIRIERLYPIPGAELQAEIAKYPNVEKYLWAQEEPANQGAWPFIALNLIDHLDLAVGADIPHGERLRRISRPHGSSPAVGSAKRHQAEQEQLVREVFEA